One genomic window of Arachis stenosperma cultivar V10309 chromosome 10, arast.V10309.gnm1.PFL2, whole genome shotgun sequence includes the following:
- the LOC130956291 gene encoding uncharacterized protein LOC130956291 isoform X1, producing MMKVGVFCGQLGFLASSIPTLNSTHSYFLRIHNNHGASPLKLAAFAPNYATHHHHHRDCTFVVASSASSSPSFGGSEQFLDVGVKKKKEGIAGLDQDELMDPKLLADNDSCFCQFQGVEIHHKIQDAAESQSQSAFQNHGVSHQIKKPGFPMILLHGFGASVFSWKQVMKPLAEVTGSKVLAFDRPAFGLTSRVNLSKHLSSGKGDAKPLNPYSMAFSVLVTLYFLDMLNAEKAILVGHSAGSLVAVNTYFEAPERVAALILVAPAIFAPLTKPKIVKENPSRQDNQMKEESNAVSQNPILEFYNMLFNFAKFIANAIAKMMRGMINMLNSLYRKFLSAILRSSVAIMLVRMAINKFGTSAVRNAWYDPKQVSDDVLSGYTKPLRIKDWDKALVEFTAAMLLDEESKTKPSLSQRLNDISCPVLIVTGDTDRLVPSWNAERLSHVIPGASIAIIKQCGHLPHEEKVEEFISIVENFLKRLVTDSNEQYLQTIT from the exons ATGATGAAAGTTGGAGTCTTTTGTGGGCAATTGGGGTTTCTTGCCTCTTCAATTCCTACTCTTAACTCTACACATTCATATTTTTTGCGTATACATAACAACCATGGTGCTTCTCCTCTAAAATTGGCCGCCTTCGCTCCAAATTATGcaactcatcatcatcatcatcgtgaCTGTACCTTCGTTGTTGCTTCTTCTGCTTCTTCATCTCCTTCCTTTGGCGGTTCAG AGCAGTTTTTGGATGTGGgagtgaagaagaaaaaggagggTATAGCTGGTCTAGATCAGGACGAACTAATGGACCCAAAGCTCTTAGCTGATAATGATAGTTGTTTTTGTCAGTTCCAAGGAGTTGAAATTCACCACAAGATACAGGATGCTGCTGAATCTCAATCTCAGAGTGCATTCCAGAATCATGGTGTTTCTCATCAAATCAAGAAGCCTGGTTTCCCCATGATTCTGTTGCACGGTTTCGGAGCCTCGGTTTTCTCTTggaaacaagtcatgaagcctTTGGCAGAGGTTACTGGTTCAAAAGTTCTTGCTTTTGATAGGCCAGCATTTGGATTGACATCAAGGGTGAATTTATCAAAACATCTTTCTTCGGGAAAAGGAGATGCAAAACCTCTAAATCCATACTCAATGGCATTCTCAGTGCTTGTTACGTTGTACTTTCTTGATATGTTGAACGCTGAGAAGGCAATTTTAGTAGG GCACTCGGCTGGTTCACTTGTGGCAGTTAATACGTATTTTGAAGCCCCCGAACGTGTTGCTGCTCTGATCCTTGTTGCTCCGGCAATTTTTGCGCCACTTACTAAGCCCAAGATTGTTAAAGAAAATCCATCAAGACAAGACAACCAAATGAAAGAAGAGAGCAATGCTGTCAGTCAAAATCCAATTCTTGAGTTTTACAACATGTTGTTCAACTTTGCCAAGTTCATTGCAAATGCAATAGCAAAGATGATGAGAGGGATGATAAATATGCTTAACTCTCTGTATAGGAAATTTTTATCAGCTATCCTGCGTTCTTCTGTAGCTATAATGCTG GTAAGAATGGCAATTAATAAGTTTGGTACTTCTGCTGTTCGAAATGCATGGTATGATCCAAAGCAGGTCTCCGATGATGTCCTTAGTGGTTATACGAAG CCATTGAGGATTAAGGATTGGGATaaggcactggttgaattcactgCAGCAATGCTTCTGGATGAGGAATCCAAGACAAAACCATCACTTTCTCAAAGACTTAATGACATCTCATGTCCAG TACTGATTGTCACCGGAGATACGGACCGGCTAGTTCCTTCATGGAATGCTGAGAGACTTTCGCACGTTATACCAGGAGCATCGATTGCCATAATTAAGCAGTGCGGTCATTTGCCCCACGAAGAAAAGGTGGAGGAGTTTATTTCAATTGTTGAAAATTTCCTAAAGCGATTAGTGACTGATTCAAATGAGCAGTATCTACAAACTATAACTTGA
- the LOC130956291 gene encoding uncharacterized protein LOC130956291 isoform X2, with protein sequence MQLIIIIIVTVPSLLLLLLLHLLPLAVQFLDVGVKKKKEGIAGLDQDELMDPKLLADNDSCFCQFQGVEIHHKIQDAAESQSQSAFQNHGVSHQIKKPGFPMILLHGFGASVFSWKQVMKPLAEVTGSKVLAFDRPAFGLTSRVNLSKHLSSGKGDAKPLNPYSMAFSVLVTLYFLDMLNAEKAILVGHSAGSLVAVNTYFEAPERVAALILVAPAIFAPLTKPKIVKENPSRQDNQMKEESNAVSQNPILEFYNMLFNFAKFIANAIAKMMRGMINMLNSLYRKFLSAILRSSVAIMLVRMAINKFGTSAVRNAWYDPKQVSDDVLSGYTKPLRIKDWDKALVEFTAAMLLDEESKTKPSLSQRLNDISCPVLIVTGDTDRLVPSWNAERLSHVIPGASIAIIKQCGHLPHEEKVEEFISIVENFLKRLVTDSNEQYLQTIT encoded by the exons ATGcaactcatcatcatcatcatcgtgaCTGTACCTTCGTTGTTGCTTCTTCTGCTTCTTCATCTCCTTCCTTTGGCGGTTCAG TTTTTGGATGTGGgagtgaagaagaaaaaggagggTATAGCTGGTCTAGATCAGGACGAACTAATGGACCCAAAGCTCTTAGCTGATAATGATAGTTGTTTTTGTCAGTTCCAAGGAGTTGAAATTCACCACAAGATACAGGATGCTGCTGAATCTCAATCTCAGAGTGCATTCCAGAATCATGGTGTTTCTCATCAAATCAAGAAGCCTGGTTTCCCCATGATTCTGTTGCACGGTTTCGGAGCCTCGGTTTTCTCTTggaaacaagtcatgaagcctTTGGCAGAGGTTACTGGTTCAAAAGTTCTTGCTTTTGATAGGCCAGCATTTGGATTGACATCAAGGGTGAATTTATCAAAACATCTTTCTTCGGGAAAAGGAGATGCAAAACCTCTAAATCCATACTCAATGGCATTCTCAGTGCTTGTTACGTTGTACTTTCTTGATATGTTGAACGCTGAGAAGGCAATTTTAGTAGG GCACTCGGCTGGTTCACTTGTGGCAGTTAATACGTATTTTGAAGCCCCCGAACGTGTTGCTGCTCTGATCCTTGTTGCTCCGGCAATTTTTGCGCCACTTACTAAGCCCAAGATTGTTAAAGAAAATCCATCAAGACAAGACAACCAAATGAAAGAAGAGAGCAATGCTGTCAGTCAAAATCCAATTCTTGAGTTTTACAACATGTTGTTCAACTTTGCCAAGTTCATTGCAAATGCAATAGCAAAGATGATGAGAGGGATGATAAATATGCTTAACTCTCTGTATAGGAAATTTTTATCAGCTATCCTGCGTTCTTCTGTAGCTATAATGCTG GTAAGAATGGCAATTAATAAGTTTGGTACTTCTGCTGTTCGAAATGCATGGTATGATCCAAAGCAGGTCTCCGATGATGTCCTTAGTGGTTATACGAAG CCATTGAGGATTAAGGATTGGGATaaggcactggttgaattcactgCAGCAATGCTTCTGGATGAGGAATCCAAGACAAAACCATCACTTTCTCAAAGACTTAATGACATCTCATGTCCAG TACTGATTGTCACCGGAGATACGGACCGGCTAGTTCCTTCATGGAATGCTGAGAGACTTTCGCACGTTATACCAGGAGCATCGATTGCCATAATTAAGCAGTGCGGTCATTTGCCCCACGAAGAAAAGGTGGAGGAGTTTATTTCAATTGTTGAAAATTTCCTAAAGCGATTAGTGACTGATTCAAATGAGCAGTATCTACAAACTATAACTTGA
- the LOC130956291 gene encoding uncharacterized protein LOC130956291 isoform X3 gives MQLIIIIIVTVPSLLLLLLLHLLPLAVQFQGVEIHHKIQDAAESQSQSAFQNHGVSHQIKKPGFPMILLHGFGASVFSWKQVMKPLAEVTGSKVLAFDRPAFGLTSRVNLSKHLSSGKGDAKPLNPYSMAFSVLVTLYFLDMLNAEKAILVGHSAGSLVAVNTYFEAPERVAALILVAPAIFAPLTKPKIVKENPSRQDNQMKEESNAVSQNPILEFYNMLFNFAKFIANAIAKMMRGMINMLNSLYRKFLSAILRSSVAIMLVRMAINKFGTSAVRNAWYDPKQVSDDVLSGYTKPLRIKDWDKALVEFTAAMLLDEESKTKPSLSQRLNDISCPVLIVTGDTDRLVPSWNAERLSHVIPGASIAIIKQCGHLPHEEKVEEFISIVENFLKRLVTDSNEQYLQTIT, from the exons ATGcaactcatcatcatcatcatcgtgaCTGTACCTTCGTTGTTGCTTCTTCTGCTTCTTCATCTCCTTCCTTTGGCGGTTCAG TTCCAAGGAGTTGAAATTCACCACAAGATACAGGATGCTGCTGAATCTCAATCTCAGAGTGCATTCCAGAATCATGGTGTTTCTCATCAAATCAAGAAGCCTGGTTTCCCCATGATTCTGTTGCACGGTTTCGGAGCCTCGGTTTTCTCTTggaaacaagtcatgaagcctTTGGCAGAGGTTACTGGTTCAAAAGTTCTTGCTTTTGATAGGCCAGCATTTGGATTGACATCAAGGGTGAATTTATCAAAACATCTTTCTTCGGGAAAAGGAGATGCAAAACCTCTAAATCCATACTCAATGGCATTCTCAGTGCTTGTTACGTTGTACTTTCTTGATATGTTGAACGCTGAGAAGGCAATTTTAGTAGG GCACTCGGCTGGTTCACTTGTGGCAGTTAATACGTATTTTGAAGCCCCCGAACGTGTTGCTGCTCTGATCCTTGTTGCTCCGGCAATTTTTGCGCCACTTACTAAGCCCAAGATTGTTAAAGAAAATCCATCAAGACAAGACAACCAAATGAAAGAAGAGAGCAATGCTGTCAGTCAAAATCCAATTCTTGAGTTTTACAACATGTTGTTCAACTTTGCCAAGTTCATTGCAAATGCAATAGCAAAGATGATGAGAGGGATGATAAATATGCTTAACTCTCTGTATAGGAAATTTTTATCAGCTATCCTGCGTTCTTCTGTAGCTATAATGCTG GTAAGAATGGCAATTAATAAGTTTGGTACTTCTGCTGTTCGAAATGCATGGTATGATCCAAAGCAGGTCTCCGATGATGTCCTTAGTGGTTATACGAAG CCATTGAGGATTAAGGATTGGGATaaggcactggttgaattcactgCAGCAATGCTTCTGGATGAGGAATCCAAGACAAAACCATCACTTTCTCAAAGACTTAATGACATCTCATGTCCAG TACTGATTGTCACCGGAGATACGGACCGGCTAGTTCCTTCATGGAATGCTGAGAGACTTTCGCACGTTATACCAGGAGCATCGATTGCCATAATTAAGCAGTGCGGTCATTTGCCCCACGAAGAAAAGGTGGAGGAGTTTATTTCAATTGTTGAAAATTTCCTAAAGCGATTAGTGACTGATTCAAATGAGCAGTATCTACAAACTATAACTTGA
- the LOC130956463 gene encoding GCN5-related N-acetyltransferase 3, chloroplastic — protein MGVAAHAPLPMMIECSTSRNSIMELKWLRTTTTIKSTTNKNLLFRPPIFPIYISTDPHHVDPLRLRDLCGTCHHSFHRFPGHVTEDQPLLVDTRKLRIALSHSAVVVSVFCKSHHVLAAADSGDDGSFGMDDLVECVTPVTPSDGELVGFGRAVSDCGLTASIYDVMVIPSLRRMGIGRVILKRIVRMLINREVYDIAALCTENERLFFKACGFGGDILGSTTMMYTRTASSTAEEEQTFTRAGRKLLLIPPHKS, from the exons ATGGGAGTGGCAGCACACGCACCGTTACCAATGATGATAGAGTGTTCCACCTCCAGAAATTCCATCATGGAACTCAAATGGCTCAGAActacaacaacaataaaatcaaCCACCAACAAGAACCTTCTCTTTAGACCACCCATCTTCCCAATTTACATCTCCACTGATCCCCACCACGTCGATCCTCTCCGCCTCCGTGACCTCTGCGGCACGTGCCACCACTCTTTCCACAGGTTCCCAGGCCACGTGACAGAGGATCAGCCCCTCCTTGTCGACACTCGCAAGCTCCGCATTGCTCTCTCTCACAGCGCCGTCGTTGTCTCCGTCTTCTGCAAGTCTCACCACGTTCTTGCCGCTGCTGATAGTGGTGACGATGGAAGTTTTGGGATGGACGATTTGGTTGAGTGTGTGACGCCGGTGACTCCTTCCGACGGTGAATTGGTGGGGTTTGGGCGTGCCGTTTCCGACTGCGGCCTCACTGCTTCAATATACGATGTCATG GTTATTCCATCCCTGAGGAGAATGGGAATTGGAAGGGTGATACTTAAAAGAATTGTGAG AATGCTTATAAATAGAGAGGTTTATGACATAGCAGCCCTTTGCACCGAGAACGAGAG GTTGTTTTTTAAGGCATGTGGATTTGGGGGTGACATTTTAGGCTCTACAACCATGATGTACACCAGAACTGCTTCATCTACTGCCGAGGAAGAACAGACCTTTACACGTGCGGGTAGAAAGCTATTGTTGATTCCCCCTCATAAGTCCTAA
- the LOC130957338 gene encoding uncharacterized protein LOC130957338 has translation MAGEDSFIVLVHHRGSIKRKTRSGVKFTDKDPLCIIVSSMTSYDDLARSVLEKLGLEGVKRVKKFFYRIPITVLQDSVKYDSFTIGNDEDLQVMFLCRRQFPEVRTPELLAKLVDVVSSSGGSNRNTNTLATVVGSSSRPAVASSSVPAYEPPAPPVASPSFAVDLNGSVGDEVGTAELVPTSVHCAAPAGAGDGLFDDVEDDDVEPDMIADDSGNEIGASEPAGAGGGSSSGTQQYPPHFSSLDLDAMRHPGVPGEAAGFGARDAEGSVGMTEFQVGQQFQDKDDALLSVKTYSIRRGVQYKVVESDYLRYVGKCSEFGNGCTWLIRLSLRQRKGIWEVKRYNGPHTCLASSISSDHRSLDYHVISAFIMPMVRADASVSIKVLLNATASHYGFRPTYRRVWMAKQKAVALIYGDWDESYNELPRLFWTFPPCIEAFRHCKPLVSIAGTHLYGKYGGTLLVAIAQDGNSNILPVAFALVEGENAESWSFFLSHLRQHVTPQAGLLVISDRHNGIKAALEAPDGGWLPPAAYRAFCIRHVAANFALTFKGKDARRLLVNAAYAKTEVEFHYWFDILRSEDPAMRDWANRIEYSLWTQYCDEGRRFGHMTTNISECVNSILKGVRNLPVCSLVKATYGQLAELFVRKGK, from the exons ATGGCTGGTGAGGACAGTTTTATAGTGTTGGTTCACCACAGAGGATCGATTAAGAGGAAAACTCGGTCAGGTGTCAAGTTCACCGATAAGGATCCTCTCTGTATTATCGTGAGTTCTATGACGAGCTATGATGACCTTGCTAGGTCTGTACTGGAAAAACTTGGTCTGGAAGGTGTTAAAAGGGTAAAGAAGTTTTTCTATCGCATTCCAATCACAGTGCTCCAAGATAGCGTGAAGTATGATAGTTTCACGATCGGGAATGATGAGGACTTGCAGGTCATGTTTCTTTGTCGCCGGCAGTTTCCCGAAGTTCGGACACCGGAGCTGTTGGCAAAGCTGGTTGATGTGGTGTCCAGCTCGGGGGGTTCGAACCGGAATACCAACACTTTAGCGACGGTTGTCGGTTCTAGCTCAAGACCTGCCGTTGCATCTTCCTCAGTCCCTGCTTACGAGCCACCCGCCCCGCCTGTTGCCTCCCCTTCGTTCGCTGTTGATCTCAACGGCAGTGTTGGCGACGAGGTTGGAACAGCGGAACTTGTTCCTACCTCTGTACACTGTGCTGCACCGGCTGGGGCTGGAGATGGATTGTTTGATGATGTAGAGGACGATGATGTCGAGCCGGATATGATTGCTGATGATAGTGGCAATGAGATCGGAGCGAGTGAGCCTGCCGGTGCCGGTGGTGGCTCTAGCTCTGGCACGCAGCAGTACCCTCCacatttttcatctttggacttGGATGCCATGAGGCATCCGGGGGTACCTGGGGAGGCTGCAGGATTTGGCGCTAGAGATGCTGAAGGGTCAGTTGGTATGACAGAGTTTCAGGTTGGTCAGCAATTTCAGGATAAGGATGATGCCCTGTTAAGTGTGAAGACTTACAGCATCCGCCGAGGTGTACAGTACAAGGTTGTGGAGTCTGATTATCTCCGTTACGTTGGTAAGTGTTCTGAGTTCGGGAATGGGTGCACATGGTTGATTCGGCTGAGTCTCCGGCAGCGCAAGGGCATATGGGAGGTCAAACGGTACAATGGACCGCACACTTGTCTCGCCAGCTCTATCTCCAGTGATCACAGGAGTTTGGATTATCATGTGATATCGGCATTCATTATGCCAATGGTTAGAGCTGATGCATCCGTTAGCATCAAGGTGCTCCTAAATGCGACTGCATCGCACTACGGATTCAGGCCGACCTACAGGAGGGTGTGGATGGCGAAGCAGAAGGCTGTTGCGCTCATTTATGGTGACTGGGATGAGTCTTACAATGAGCTCCCACG ACTGTTCTGGACTTTCCCGCCGTGTATCGAGGCATTTCGTCATTGCAAGCCGTTGGTTAGTATTGCTGGGACCCATCTCTATGGCAAGTATGGGGGTACTCTGCTTGTGGCGATTGCACAGGACGGGAACTCCAACATACTCCCTGTTGCTTTCGCACTAGTCGAGGGTGAGAATGCTGAGTCTTGGTCATTCTTTCTCTCCCACCTCCGTCAGCACGTCACACCACAGGCAGGTCTGCTCGTTATCTCTGACAGGCATAACGGCATCAAGGCCGCCCTTGAGGCTCCCGACGGTGGCTGGCTACCTCCGGCTGCATACCGAGCTTTCTGCATTCGGCACGTAGCAGCAAATTTCGCCCTCACCTTCAAGGGTAAAGACGCAAGGAGGCTTCTCGTGAACGCTGCCTATGCTAAGACGGAGGTCGAGTTCCATTACTGGTTTGATATTCTTCGTTCGGAAGATCCGGCGATGCGTGACTGGGCAAACCGGATTGAGTATTCATTGTGGACACAGTATTGCGATGAGGGCCGAAGATTCGGTCACATGACCACAAATATATCTGAGTGTGTGAATTCAATCCTCAAGGGTGTGAGGAACCTTCCTGTATGCTCGTTGGTTAAAGCAACGTACGGTCAGTTGGCCGAACTTTTTGTTCGCAAGGGGAAATAG